The following proteins are encoded in a genomic region of Saccharopolyspora antimicrobica:
- a CDS encoding alpha/beta fold hydrolase, with protein MRDLDMTATADDGLPLMGTLTLPTGPGPHPAVLLLHGSGRVDRDSNARGLRLGLGAPLAAALAAKGIASLRYDRRGVGATPGNWRTTGFTDNTRDAAAALRALAERREIRAVGVVGHSEGALHAMSLGSDPQVRAVVLLAGFARLGEDALRWQGRMITRGFPAPARSLLRRLGNRHLDRIKATTADAARVHGLPVNTRWFREMLAHDPRPALAEIDAPVLAITGGKDHQVDPADLAEIDRLVPGEVEVHRVSDLTHLLRRNPGRPSVRAYPGQLRRPIDAALLALVADWLADRL; from the coding sequence TTGCGAGACCTGGACATGACGGCCACCGCGGACGACGGGCTGCCGCTGATGGGCACGCTGACGCTGCCCACCGGCCCCGGCCCGCACCCGGCAGTCCTGCTGCTGCACGGCTCGGGCCGGGTGGACCGCGACTCCAACGCCCGCGGCCTCCGGCTGGGGCTCGGAGCGCCGCTGGCCGCCGCGCTCGCGGCGAAGGGGATCGCTTCCCTGCGCTACGACCGGCGCGGCGTCGGCGCGACTCCCGGCAACTGGCGGACGACCGGGTTCACCGACAACACCCGGGACGCCGCGGCTGCGCTCCGCGCGCTGGCCGAGCGCCGCGAGATCCGGGCGGTCGGCGTCGTCGGCCACAGCGAAGGCGCGCTGCACGCCATGTCGCTCGGCTCGGATCCGCAGGTCCGAGCGGTGGTGCTGCTGGCCGGATTCGCCCGCCTCGGCGAGGACGCCCTGCGCTGGCAGGGCCGGATGATCACCCGCGGCTTCCCCGCACCGGCGCGGTCGCTGCTGCGCCGACTGGGCAACCGGCACCTGGACCGGATCAAGGCGACCACCGCCGATGCGGCCCGTGTCCACGGCTTGCCGGTGAACACCCGGTGGTTCCGGGAGATGCTCGCGCACGACCCGCGCCCAGCCCTGGCCGAGATCGACGCCCCGGTGCTGGCGATCACGGGCGGCAAGGACCACCAGGTCGACCCCGCCGATCTGGCCGAGATCGACCGGCTGGTGCCCGGCGAGGTGGAGGTCCACCGGGTCTCCGACCTGACCCACCTGCTGCGCCGGAATCCCGGCCGCCCCTCGGTCCGCGCCTACCCCGGCCAGCTGCGCCGCCCGATCGACGCCGCGCTGCTGGCGCTGGTGGCCGACTGGCTCGCCGACCGGCTCTGA
- a CDS encoding CPBP family intramembrane glutamic endopeptidase, translating to MTTESPARQKSGIFLFLVVTFATAWASWGVAILLGGPAMSSPTVIPYLLGAFGPMFGAIVIRLRRAARRQPAPAHSVRLPLIGLLWTPVLLAVAAGTVVGAALLAQQLGGPPVSPTAAQTLLEMSGGPLVFAAVMLVVGPLSEEFGWRGTLHPRLRGKMGRLFAGLLLGIIWSIWHLPLFFVTGTVQNAFGLLTFSGLTYLLSVIPMALLAAYAYDRAGVLGAVAIHFGANATMSLVGVTELLPQALIVAVQAVVALLLLAVHRDRRKATTPELAHRELVPTHR from the coding sequence GTGACCACCGAAAGCCCCGCCCGCCAGAAAAGCGGCATCTTCCTCTTCCTGGTCGTCACCTTCGCGACGGCCTGGGCGTCCTGGGGAGTCGCGATCCTGCTCGGCGGACCGGCGATGAGCTCGCCCACCGTCATCCCCTACCTGCTCGGCGCATTCGGCCCGATGTTCGGCGCGATCGTGATCCGCCTGCGCCGCGCCGCCCGGCGCCAGCCCGCACCAGCGCATTCGGTGCGATTGCCGTTGATAGGCCTGCTGTGGACGCCGGTCCTGCTGGCGGTGGCGGCCGGAACCGTGGTCGGCGCCGCGCTGCTCGCGCAGCAGCTGGGCGGCCCGCCGGTGAGCCCGACCGCGGCGCAGACGCTGCTCGAGATGTCCGGCGGCCCGCTGGTGTTCGCGGCGGTCATGCTCGTCGTCGGCCCGCTGAGCGAGGAGTTCGGCTGGCGAGGCACCCTGCACCCGCGCCTGCGCGGCAAGATGGGCCGCCTCTTCGCCGGACTGCTGCTGGGAATCATCTGGTCGATCTGGCACCTGCCGCTTTTCTTCGTCACCGGAACCGTCCAGAACGCCTTCGGCCTGCTCACCTTCAGCGGCCTGACCTACCTGCTCAGCGTGATCCCGATGGCCCTCCTGGCGGCCTACGCCTACGACCGAGCGGGAGTCCTCGGCGCAGTGGCGATCCACTTCGGCGCCAACGCGACGATGTCCCTGGTCGGAGTGACCGAACTCCTCCCCCAAGCCCTCATCGTGGCAGTCCAAGCAGTGGTCGCCCTGCTCCTGCTGGCTGTGCACCGGGACCGCAGGAAGGCCACCACCCCAGAACTGGCCCACCGGGAACTCGTCCCAACCCACCGCTGA
- a CDS encoding DUF4011 domain-containing protein, translating to MYYALVHNRVPVVQHIRLENLGDAAVEPVEVTLELVGPDGALAEPWVRSEVAVPADGVVSWDDFREFAPDASVLKRADEAFPVTYRLRVRAVGANDLELSVPSRVLAHNEWLSAPALYESIAAFVQPNTSAVQQVLRSAGALLQRETGSSSLQGYQAGPKRAVQIGAAVYEALREQEITYVGMPASFEESGQKVRTTAEVLRDRVGNCIDLSVTYAACLEAAGLHPLIWIVRGHAFAGFFLNEERLPESVSLEPAQMINVVESAKAIAVELTGIGPGSDSVDFAGAVRLGGAHLRGPRDLHGMVDIRLAHRSDIRPMPTVDAVASEATEVAQPSPRQGRLALPDELVASGALNDEENLEQQAATSDAPPRIGAWRRALLDLSLRNPLLKLPKRGKGLDLHIPVGGLKDLDDLVHAGKPLNIVAQDVLGGVHELQGVRRAQDLPDDVVANELVTDHRVYASVPQAKYVDHMRALQRAARTVEQETGSNYLYLTLGAMVHPTERGEAHAPLFVLPVRIEGGRGRRPYTVVIDGGELAAPNYCLVQWLRQKHGVDIPALQTPILDESGIDIGASLRAIRQGLVDNNLNFRIDETASLRLLEFSTFQMWRDLTQHWELFMRNPVVRHLVENPGRPMAGTAPAEVDIDETELLLPIAADGSQMRAIALAEQGHSFVLEGPPGTGKSQTITNLIAHAMASGKTVLFVAEKQAALDVVKRRLAALGLDTFCLDVHGRKQSQRSITQQLKAALERQAPEDPHEWSALTAKFRSRVTELLEYPEQLHSSNAAGFSVWSGYQAKLAYGDGPAAPVPPSYFSLPQEQRRAVEAAARDLPSATHSARMRPQHPWAISGLRNVEGLEPRAVLAAAQELENARQAFGRLPETLRHRISALPHPLQLGQVMEAARLARSGRLPDANRTAAAAQTGWDNAVQGAVRAITLFQQQHRESLATFRPEFFAHPAFDHFQAQAAEADRGLFGKKKRRLALVDALREHLAPNVEFDETTALAKLQAAAQVRMAAAEIAHNMRAVPGLLLPPTWLPTRPDAATTVQAEHQALQVSREARRRLPGLWDVFSGLGTHTPIEDLERFVGAWQRWLQVLNTTNEEFSRWAADSGWSAAWERDGQTWAGDLGRGLLAIQRWGVVLAHTDVLNNAGLAEFRDQILAGKAQPADIEMMVLRGIARSAVDERLRTSTLEYFDPATHDQHVGEYLELGDEIRNRVPGQIAAQLVQAGQGDTAFLNRAGELIRRLGARNDRLPFREAVVQYPDVISRLTPCLLMSPASVAAFLEPGGIDFDIVVFDEASQIRVAQAIGAMGRGKSIVVVGDSKQMPPTSTMQASNNDQPEDSSVPEDLDSILSECIESGLPQELLTWHYRSTDESLIAFSNRHYYDWKLASLPAPGGDESAGIKWRRVDGHFESGGSRTNTVEARAIVQEISRILADTRTAGRSIGVVTFNIQQRDLVLNLLESSDDRNIQQALARTDNEELFVKNLENVQGDERDVILFSLAFSPDPKTGRVRLQLGPLINAGGERRLNVAVTRARTQVIVFSSFDPEHIDLTATKSTGVHHLRAYLEVAARGLRSAGDLTSRPNVDRITEEVAAAIQARGHEVQSRYGLSTFTVDIAVRAPGQHRWQVAVVLDGPEWAARPTLADRDAAPRLLTDVMNWPQVVRVWLPQWMMDRDGVLDAIDQAVSAALEQVEQEQVEKPPTPEETVPVETETPAIESASAEDVDGAQPVLRGLATVAPETEPDLGAVVEEFVPFEPVSIGTREQLDNLAHDKSVQLLVQKAMDEVIAAEGPIEIDRLMRLVSKSFGLKRLSADRNQLMRRCLPDRYRVTNGFETRFVWPDHRSPGDWRGFRNNPKLHGRKFGEIAPEEIVNAMRRAFSTGTDSDAKQLYRTTRELLGYGKTTESMEQLLGQALAWGVAEGRLPGFTE from the coding sequence ATGTACTACGCGTTGGTGCACAACCGGGTGCCGGTGGTGCAGCACATCAGGCTCGAGAACCTGGGGGACGCTGCCGTCGAACCGGTTGAGGTCACGCTGGAGCTGGTCGGGCCGGACGGGGCGCTCGCCGAGCCGTGGGTGCGTTCCGAGGTGGCTGTGCCGGCCGATGGCGTGGTCAGCTGGGACGACTTTCGCGAGTTCGCGCCGGATGCGTCGGTATTGAAGCGAGCCGACGAAGCCTTTCCCGTCACTTACCGCCTCCGGGTGAGGGCGGTGGGTGCCAACGATCTTGAGCTGTCGGTCCCGTCCCGGGTGCTTGCCCACAACGAATGGCTGAGCGCTCCGGCGCTCTATGAGTCGATCGCTGCTTTCGTCCAGCCGAACACCAGCGCCGTGCAGCAGGTCTTGCGGTCGGCGGGGGCGCTGCTCCAGCGGGAGACGGGTTCGAGCTCGTTGCAGGGCTACCAGGCAGGCCCGAAACGTGCGGTGCAGATCGGTGCCGCCGTGTACGAGGCGCTGCGCGAGCAGGAAATCACCTACGTGGGTATGCCCGCGTCCTTCGAGGAATCAGGGCAGAAGGTCCGCACGACGGCCGAGGTGCTGCGGGATCGAGTCGGCAACTGCATCGACTTGTCGGTCACCTACGCCGCCTGCCTGGAAGCCGCCGGTCTGCACCCGCTGATCTGGATCGTGCGCGGGCACGCGTTCGCCGGGTTCTTTCTCAACGAGGAACGACTGCCGGAGAGTGTGTCCCTGGAACCGGCTCAGATGATCAACGTGGTCGAGTCGGCCAAGGCGATCGCAGTCGAACTCACCGGGATCGGCCCCGGCTCGGACTCCGTTGATTTCGCCGGCGCAGTACGGCTGGGCGGCGCACACCTGCGAGGGCCACGCGACCTGCACGGCATGGTCGACATCAGGCTCGCGCACCGCTCTGACATCAGGCCGATGCCCACGGTTGACGCAGTGGCGTCCGAAGCCACTGAAGTGGCGCAGCCATCGCCGCGGCAGGGGCGTCTTGCGCTTCCGGACGAGCTGGTCGCCAGCGGCGCGCTCAACGACGAGGAGAACCTCGAACAGCAAGCAGCCACCAGTGACGCGCCACCGCGGATCGGGGCTTGGCGACGCGCGTTGCTCGATCTGAGCCTGCGCAACCCGCTGCTCAAACTCCCCAAGCGCGGTAAGGGACTGGACCTGCACATTCCCGTTGGAGGGCTGAAAGACCTCGACGATCTCGTCCACGCTGGCAAGCCGCTCAACATCGTGGCCCAGGATGTCCTCGGCGGAGTTCACGAGTTGCAGGGCGTCCGACGGGCTCAGGACCTCCCCGACGACGTAGTAGCGAATGAATTGGTGACCGATCACCGTGTCTACGCCTCGGTGCCCCAGGCGAAATACGTCGATCACATGCGGGCGCTGCAACGTGCGGCGCGAACCGTGGAGCAGGAAACCGGTAGCAACTACCTCTACCTCACCCTCGGGGCAATGGTGCACCCGACGGAACGCGGCGAGGCGCATGCACCGCTTTTCGTGCTTCCTGTGCGCATCGAGGGTGGTCGCGGACGCCGGCCTTACACGGTGGTGATCGACGGCGGCGAGCTCGCCGCGCCCAACTATTGCCTCGTGCAGTGGTTGCGGCAGAAGCACGGCGTCGACATCCCCGCTCTGCAGACTCCGATCCTCGATGAATCCGGTATCGATATCGGTGCATCCCTGCGCGCGATCAGGCAGGGCCTCGTCGACAACAACCTCAACTTCCGCATCGACGAGACAGCCAGCCTGCGACTCCTGGAGTTCTCCACATTCCAGATGTGGCGAGACCTGACGCAGCACTGGGAGCTCTTCATGCGGAACCCGGTGGTTCGGCACCTCGTGGAGAACCCCGGCCGGCCGATGGCTGGTACCGCACCTGCTGAGGTGGACATCGACGAGACCGAGCTTCTCCTGCCGATCGCGGCGGATGGATCGCAAATGCGGGCGATCGCGCTTGCCGAGCAAGGACACTCGTTCGTCCTGGAAGGCCCGCCCGGTACCGGGAAGTCCCAGACGATCACCAATCTCATCGCTCACGCCATGGCGTCCGGCAAGACCGTCCTGTTCGTAGCGGAGAAGCAGGCTGCGTTGGACGTGGTGAAGCGGCGGCTCGCCGCGCTTGGTCTCGACACGTTCTGCCTGGACGTGCACGGCCGTAAGCAGTCCCAGCGCAGCATCACCCAGCAGCTCAAGGCGGCGTTGGAACGGCAGGCGCCGGAGGACCCCCACGAATGGAGTGCGCTGACGGCCAAGTTCCGGTCCCGGGTGACCGAACTGCTTGAGTATCCGGAGCAGCTGCACAGCTCCAACGCAGCTGGTTTCTCCGTCTGGTCGGGCTATCAGGCGAAATTGGCGTACGGCGACGGTCCGGCAGCCCCTGTGCCTCCGAGCTACTTCTCGCTTCCGCAGGAACAGCGTCGCGCGGTCGAAGCCGCCGCCCGCGATTTGCCCAGCGCAACACATTCCGCTCGTATGCGACCACAACACCCGTGGGCGATCAGTGGGCTTCGTAATGTCGAGGGCCTCGAGCCTCGTGCCGTCCTGGCTGCGGCGCAGGAACTTGAGAACGCGCGACAGGCGTTCGGCCGGCTCCCGGAGACGCTACGACACCGGATCAGCGCGCTACCACACCCATTGCAGCTCGGGCAGGTTATGGAGGCGGCCCGGCTCGCTCGGTCGGGAAGGCTGCCGGATGCGAACCGGACTGCCGCGGCCGCCCAAACCGGGTGGGACAATGCAGTGCAGGGCGCGGTGCGAGCCATCACCTTGTTCCAGCAGCAGCACCGGGAGTCACTCGCGACGTTCCGCCCCGAGTTCTTCGCACATCCCGCCTTCGACCACTTCCAGGCACAGGCTGCAGAAGCCGACCGCGGGCTCTTCGGTAAGAAGAAGCGCCGCCTGGCGCTGGTCGATGCATTGCGCGAACACCTGGCTCCCAACGTGGAGTTCGACGAAACGACTGCTCTCGCCAAGCTCCAAGCCGCGGCCCAAGTGCGGATGGCAGCGGCTGAAATTGCGCACAACATGCGCGCGGTCCCGGGTCTGCTGCTGCCACCTACCTGGTTGCCGACCCGTCCGGACGCCGCGACAACGGTACAAGCCGAACACCAGGCTCTGCAGGTGTCGAGAGAAGCCCGTCGTCGACTTCCCGGGCTGTGGGACGTGTTCAGCGGGCTTGGCACGCATACGCCGATCGAGGATCTGGAGCGGTTCGTCGGCGCGTGGCAGCGCTGGCTGCAGGTGCTCAATACCACCAACGAGGAATTCTCCCGTTGGGCAGCAGATTCCGGCTGGTCCGCCGCTTGGGAGCGGGACGGCCAGACCTGGGCCGGTGACCTCGGTCGCGGTCTGCTCGCGATCCAACGGTGGGGCGTGGTGCTCGCGCACACCGATGTGCTGAACAACGCCGGGCTCGCCGAGTTCCGGGACCAGATTCTCGCTGGGAAGGCACAGCCCGCGGACATCGAGATGATGGTGCTCCGGGGCATCGCCCGGTCGGCCGTGGACGAACGCTTGCGCACGAGCACGTTGGAGTACTTCGACCCTGCCACCCATGACCAGCACGTCGGCGAATACCTCGAACTCGGCGACGAGATCCGGAACCGCGTTCCCGGACAAATCGCTGCCCAGCTCGTCCAGGCGGGGCAAGGTGACACCGCTTTCTTGAACCGCGCTGGAGAACTGATTCGACGCCTGGGCGCCCGCAACGACCGACTTCCCTTCCGAGAGGCCGTGGTCCAGTATCCCGACGTCATCAGCCGGTTGACCCCGTGCTTGCTGATGAGCCCGGCGTCGGTGGCGGCCTTCTTGGAACCCGGCGGCATCGACTTCGACATCGTCGTGTTCGACGAGGCGTCGCAGATTCGTGTTGCGCAGGCGATCGGGGCGATGGGACGCGGGAAGTCGATCGTCGTGGTCGGCGATTCCAAGCAGATGCCGCCCACCAGCACCATGCAGGCCAGCAACAACGACCAGCCGGAAGACTCCTCGGTCCCCGAGGACCTCGACAGCATCCTCTCCGAATGCATCGAATCAGGACTGCCCCAGGAGTTGCTGACCTGGCACTACCGCAGCACGGACGAGTCACTCATCGCGTTTTCGAACCGGCACTACTACGACTGGAAACTGGCAAGTCTTCCTGCACCGGGTGGCGACGAGTCCGCGGGCATCAAGTGGCGTCGGGTGGACGGGCACTTCGAATCGGGTGGCAGCCGAACGAACACCGTCGAGGCCAGGGCCATCGTCCAGGAGATCTCGAGGATCCTGGCAGACACGCGCACCGCCGGTCGATCGATCGGCGTGGTCACCTTCAACATCCAGCAGCGCGACCTGGTGCTGAATCTGCTGGAGAGCAGTGATGACAGGAATATCCAGCAGGCGTTGGCCAGGACAGACAACGAGGAGCTTTTCGTCAAGAACCTGGAGAACGTGCAGGGCGACGAACGGGACGTGATCCTCTTCTCGCTTGCGTTCTCCCCTGATCCCAAGACCGGGCGAGTCCGCCTGCAGCTCGGCCCGTTGATCAACGCTGGTGGGGAGCGGCGGCTCAACGTCGCGGTGACTCGTGCTCGTACGCAGGTGATCGTGTTCAGCTCGTTCGATCCGGAGCACATCGATCTGACGGCGACCAAATCCACTGGCGTCCATCACCTACGCGCGTACCTCGAAGTCGCGGCTCGGGGTCTTCGCAGCGCCGGCGATCTGACCAGTCGACCGAACGTCGACCGGATCACCGAGGAGGTCGCTGCGGCGATCCAGGCCCGTGGTCACGAGGTGCAGTCGCGTTACGGGCTCTCGACCTTCACCGTCGACATCGCGGTGCGCGCTCCTGGGCAGCATCGTTGGCAGGTGGCAGTGGTGCTCGACGGTCCGGAATGGGCAGCGCGCCCAACGTTGGCCGACCGCGATGCAGCGCCTCGGCTTCTCACCGACGTGATGAACTGGCCTCAAGTGGTCCGGGTCTGGCTGCCGCAGTGGATGATGGATCGAGACGGCGTTCTGGACGCCATCGACCAGGCGGTGTCCGCCGCGTTGGAGCAGGTCGAGCAGGAGCAAGTCGAGAAACCACCGACGCCGGAGGAAACAGTTCCTGTTGAGACCGAAACTCCGGCGATCGAGTCCGCATCGGCTGAGGACGTCGACGGGGCCCAGCCAGTGCTGCGCGGACTTGCCACCGTTGCGCCAGAAACCGAGCCCGATCTCGGCGCGGTGGTCGAAGAGTTCGTGCCGTTCGAACCGGTCTCGATCGGCACCAGGGAGCAGCTCGACAACCTGGCGCACGACAAGTCCGTGCAGTTGTTGGTGCAGAAAGCCATGGACGAGGTGATCGCCGCAGAAGGGCCGATCGAGATCGACCGACTGATGAGGTTGGTCAGCAAGAGCTTCGGTCTGAAGCGGTTGTCCGCGGACCGCAATCAGCTGATGCGGCGGTGCCTCCCGGATCGGTACCGGGTTACGAACGGTTTCGAGACAAGGTTCGTCTGGCCGGATCACCGCTCACCAGGGGACTGGCGGGGCTTCCGGAACAACCCCAAGTTGCACGGACGGAAGTTCGGCGAGATCGCACCCGAGGAGATCGTCAACGCGATGCGCCGTGCCTTCAGCACCGGGACCGACAGCGATGCCAAGCAGCTTTATCGGACTACTAGAGAGCTGCTGGGCTATGGCAAGACCACTGAGTCGATGGAACAGCTTCTCGGTCAAGCGTTGGCCTGGGGCGTGGCAGAAGGTCGTTTGCCGGGCTTCACGGAGTAG
- a CDS encoding serine/threonine-protein kinase, with amino-acid sequence MQANAVGDRYELIEEISSGGMGAIWRGFDSVLDREVAVKLIRTDAIVSAGQAEEFALRFQREARVTARIQHHGVPQVYDAVLDDSFDRLYLVMELVHGRSLRAFIDPERPLPVSWAAAFGAQICTVLSHAHAVPVVHRDLKPDNVLVTDEGIVKVLDFGIAAILRTDVTRITATGTPIGTSQYMSPEQVQGGTIAPHSDLYALGCVLYELICGHPVFDGAADFDRMKQHVYDEPVPLRQVRADVTEELDSLVLDLLAKIPEQRPADAYEVYERLLPFLPTPGSRPDSGTAAPTGVPDPTMMFRRPNAPRRRYVAEPVLQKAAPDLVEAQQAPRTGLRESIKEARERSDALVEEARYAQAAEMLESVIVPAGEVLGPESRHVLSLRRRRAAILVVGGDYRLALPEFDALAAAFTRTEGAGSESALECLQQAALCRAELGQATVALRQFQDVQARLRATDGDASPMALEVRRLIGMLLLSEGKVQEAWDTLQPLYDDLCLVWGKDDESAQEIGAILARIRLAEGPDGQD; translated from the coding sequence GTGCAGGCGAACGCTGTCGGGGATCGCTACGAACTGATCGAGGAGATCAGTTCCGGGGGCATGGGGGCGATCTGGCGTGGTTTCGACTCCGTGCTGGACCGCGAGGTAGCAGTCAAGCTGATCCGGACTGATGCGATCGTCTCCGCCGGGCAGGCGGAGGAATTCGCCCTGCGTTTCCAGCGTGAGGCGCGGGTGACCGCGCGGATCCAGCACCACGGGGTGCCACAGGTCTACGACGCTGTCCTGGATGATTCGTTCGACCGGCTCTATCTGGTGATGGAGCTGGTCCATGGGCGTTCGCTGCGCGCGTTCATCGACCCTGAACGGCCACTCCCAGTCAGCTGGGCGGCTGCGTTCGGGGCGCAGATTTGCACGGTGCTGTCGCATGCCCACGCGGTGCCGGTGGTCCACCGCGATCTCAAACCCGACAACGTGCTGGTCACCGATGAGGGCATTGTGAAGGTGCTGGACTTCGGTATCGCCGCGATCCTGCGCACCGACGTAACCCGGATCACGGCGACCGGCACCCCGATCGGCACGAGCCAGTACATGTCGCCGGAGCAGGTCCAGGGCGGGACGATCGCGCCGCACAGCGATCTGTACGCGCTCGGCTGTGTGCTGTACGAGCTGATCTGCGGGCATCCTGTTTTCGACGGGGCTGCCGACTTCGACCGGATGAAACAGCATGTGTATGACGAGCCGGTGCCGTTGCGGCAGGTGCGTGCTGATGTCACGGAAGAGCTCGATTCGCTTGTGCTGGACTTGCTGGCCAAGATCCCTGAGCAGCGTCCCGCGGATGCGTACGAGGTCTACGAGCGGTTGCTGCCTTTCCTGCCGACACCCGGCTCCAGGCCGGATAGTGGCACCGCGGCACCTACGGGCGTGCCAGACCCGACGATGATGTTTCGTCGGCCGAATGCGCCGCGTCGACGTTATGTTGCGGAGCCGGTTCTCCAGAAGGCGGCCCCTGACCTGGTTGAGGCTCAACAGGCGCCGCGGACCGGTCTCCGCGAGTCGATCAAGGAAGCGCGGGAGCGTTCTGACGCGCTGGTGGAAGAGGCTCGTTACGCCCAGGCAGCCGAAATGCTCGAGAGCGTCATCGTGCCGGCGGGTGAGGTGCTGGGGCCTGAGAGTCGTCACGTCCTGTCGTTGCGACGACGGCGGGCGGCGATTCTCGTGGTCGGTGGCGACTACCGACTTGCGCTACCAGAATTCGACGCACTCGCAGCCGCCTTCACCCGTACCGAAGGAGCAGGCAGTGAGAGCGCGCTCGAATGCCTCCAGCAGGCCGCTTTGTGCCGTGCTGAGCTGGGCCAAGCCACAGTAGCGCTGCGGCAGTTCCAGGACGTGCAAGCTCGCCTTCGGGCGACTGACGGTGACGCGTCCCCGATGGCCTTGGAGGTCCGTCGGCTGATCGGAATGCTGCTGCTGTCGGAGGGCAAGGTTCAGGAAGCGTGGGACACCTTGCAGCCTCTCTATGACGACCTGTGCCTGGTTTGGGGCAAGGACGACGAGAGCGCGCAGGAGATCGGCGCGATCTTGGCCCGGATTCGCCTGGCGGAGGGGCCCGATGGACAGGATTGA
- a CDS encoding DEAD/DEAH box helicase: protein MARQWDVVKKLTAHAATHGSGHNYLVMASAGSGKSNTIGWLAHRLSSLHTPTNPAELDPDALANGLKPGAPVFDKVIIITDRRNLDSQLRETVGSFEQTAGLVVKIDEKYGAKSEQLAKALSQETGKIVTVTLHTFPALLDYLRRNPTEIKGSRFAIVVDEAHSSHSGDAASDVRKVLRGLGLDADDDSGEPGAVTAEAEDSTDAKLKKRAEDRGQSPNLSYFAFTATPKAKTLENFGELTEHDGKATHVPFHTYSMRQAIEEGFILDPLHSYVTYNTYWKLVNENPDDKEVDPRKANPLLARAALMHASTVARQAQVIVEHFRMHTAGRLGGRAKAMVVTASRLVESEMRAFAEAFLAAEEKAAGSPAKWAKLHAELYRHTEPAVARFTELADHEDEDEQETAENFRSDLNDYVRKYGFLSQIVPYHDPELEQLYLFGRHLLNRLPRRHDGSTDIGDVDLSHLKVEKTGEHDLSLVPEGPALMKGFGDGAAAAQEPEKSLLSELIEKFNEKHGTDLTEKDALKPFEEAYRDPKVRQAAMSNDEENFGIVFDPVFEDKMAEHIDTVADLGRQYFASDKTFRKSLNSTLRSAAWRMIRREEGVGDDLI from the coding sequence GTGGCGCGCCAGTGGGACGTCGTCAAGAAGCTCACCGCGCACGCCGCGACGCACGGCTCCGGGCATAACTACCTCGTGATGGCATCCGCCGGTTCCGGCAAGTCCAACACCATCGGCTGGCTGGCGCACCGGCTCTCCTCGCTGCACACACCCACCAATCCCGCCGAACTCGACCCGGACGCGCTGGCCAACGGGCTCAAACCGGGCGCCCCGGTGTTCGACAAGGTCATCATCATTACCGACCGGCGGAACCTGGATTCCCAGCTGCGCGAAACCGTCGGCAGCTTCGAGCAGACCGCCGGGCTCGTCGTGAAGATCGACGAGAAGTACGGCGCGAAATCCGAGCAGCTCGCCAAGGCGTTGTCGCAGGAAACCGGCAAGATCGTCACGGTCACCCTGCACACCTTCCCGGCGCTGCTGGACTACCTGCGACGCAACCCCACCGAGATCAAGGGCAGCCGGTTCGCGATCGTCGTGGACGAGGCACACTCGTCCCATTCCGGTGACGCCGCTTCCGATGTGCGCAAGGTCCTCCGGGGCCTCGGGCTCGACGCTGACGACGACTCCGGCGAGCCGGGAGCCGTCACGGCCGAAGCCGAGGACAGCACCGACGCGAAGCTGAAGAAGCGGGCGGAAGACCGCGGACAGAGCCCCAACCTGTCGTACTTCGCGTTCACCGCGACCCCCAAGGCCAAGACCCTGGAGAACTTCGGCGAACTCACCGAGCACGACGGCAAGGCCACCCACGTCCCGTTCCACACCTACTCGATGCGCCAGGCAATCGAGGAAGGCTTCATCCTCGACCCGCTGCACAGCTACGTCACCTACAACACGTACTGGAAGCTGGTCAACGAGAACCCCGACGACAAGGAAGTCGACCCCCGCAAGGCCAACCCACTGCTGGCCAGGGCGGCGCTCATGCACGCTTCCACCGTGGCCCGGCAAGCGCAGGTGATCGTCGAGCATTTCCGCATGCACACCGCGGGCCGCCTCGGTGGCCGGGCCAAGGCGATGGTCGTCACTGCCTCCCGGCTGGTCGAGAGCGAAATGCGGGCGTTCGCTGAAGCTTTCCTCGCCGCGGAGGAGAAGGCCGCCGGAAGCCCGGCGAAGTGGGCGAAGCTGCACGCCGAGCTGTACCGGCACACCGAGCCGGCGGTCGCGCGGTTCACCGAGCTCGCCGATCACGAGGACGAGGACGAGCAAGAGACCGCCGAGAACTTCCGCAGCGACCTCAACGACTACGTCCGCAAGTACGGGTTCCTCTCCCAGATCGTGCCCTACCACGACCCGGAACTGGAACAGCTCTACCTGTTCGGACGGCACCTGCTCAACCGGCTGCCCAGACGGCACGACGGCAGCACCGACATCGGCGACGTGGACCTCAGTCACCTCAAGGTGGAGAAGACCGGGGAACACGATCTCAGCCTGGTGCCGGAGGGACCAGCGCTGATGAAGGGCTTCGGGGACGGCGCGGCTGCCGCGCAGGAACCCGAGAAGTCGCTGCTGTCCGAGCTCATCGAGAAGTTCAACGAGAAGCACGGCACCGACCTCACCGAGAAGGACGCGCTGAAGCCGTTTGAGGAGGCCTATCGCGATCCGAAGGTGCGGCAGGCGGCGATGTCGAACGACGAGGAGAACTTCGGGATCGTCTTCGACCCCGTCTTCGAGGACAAGATGGCCGAGCACATCGACACCGTCGCCGACCTCGGACGGCAGTACTTCGCCTCGGACAAGACGTTCAGGAAGTCGTTGAACAGCACTCTCCGCAGCGCCGCGTGGCGGATGATCCGCCGGGAGGAAGGCGTCGGTGACGACCTGATCTGA